The Candidatus Sysuiplasma jiujiangense genome includes a window with the following:
- a CDS encoding S26 family signal peptidase — translation MGKESYNQFSDTILSVAAAMLVVVIILGTLYLYTSNWPPMVVVESGSMQHSSDFAYLGDLNIGDMVLVKKVTSVSQITTYVQGEQNGFSSYGEFGNVIIYRPYGNSSILIIHRAIVYLQYNSTGGGFNIPSLARLNYSDWFVITPTGDKNYVSNVIYNVEIKNVGYPHTPVIIPVKEILRINARFSGFITMGDYNHAHWGENATDQSLGIFPDPVKLQWVVGVATGLLPYFGLIKLFFDGGIPAGTPQNSIYALVLIIAGVVFLGIGTLELIGFIKNRREKNNEPETKK, via the coding sequence ATGGGAAAAGAAAGCTACAATCAATTTAGCGACACCATATTGAGTGTTGCGGCTGCCATGCTCGTTGTGGTAATAATTCTTGGAACCCTCTATCTTTATACTTCTAACTGGCCACCAATGGTTGTGGTGGAATCGGGAAGTATGCAGCACAGTTCAGATTTCGCCTATCTGGGCGACCTGAATATAGGCGACATGGTGCTTGTCAAAAAGGTTACCTCGGTTTCCCAGATAACAACATACGTTCAGGGTGAACAAAACGGTTTCTCTTCCTATGGCGAATTTGGAAATGTTATAATTTACAGACCATATGGGAACAGTTCAATACTCATAATCCATAGAGCTATAGTCTATCTTCAGTACAATTCCACCGGAGGCGGATTCAACATACCTTCGCTGGCCCGCCTGAATTATTCCGACTGGTTTGTCATTACCCCGACAGGCGACAAAAATTATGTAAGCAACGTAATTTACAATGTCGAAATAAAAAACGTTGGGTACCCCCATACTCCCGTCATAATACCTGTCAAGGAGATACTCAGAATAAACGCCCGATTCAGCGGCTTCATAACGATGGGAGACTACAATCACGCGCACTGGGGCGAAAATGCAACCGACCAGAGTCTTGGAATATTTCCAGATCCGGTTAAACTTCAATGGGTGGTAGGTGTTGCTACCGGTCTGCTACCATATTTCGGCCTTATCAAGCTATTTTTTGACGGAGGGATTCCCGCGGGCACTCCCCAAAACAGCATTTATGCTCTCGTCCTGATAATTGCAGGGGTTGTCTTTCTGGGCATCGGCACCCTTGAACTTATAGGATTTATCAAAAACAGGAGAGAGAAGAATAACGAACCAGAGACGAAGAAATGA
- a CDS encoding tRNA(Ile)(2)-agmatinylcytidine synthase produces MLKTERENMVFFIGVDDTDSVHGMCTTFLITEIIRELGFPVLFGYPKLVRLNPNIPWKTRGNGALALGIGGDPSTSFRIGELSGSPVYMSLNKSKENTDIEPIKRRVYSVVNTLSQLDDENTNPGLVISQKEIDSTLYWKAVRGLVEKDEALGYAKSVNAATFEWKNGRGIIGAASALAWKAHRATYEILSYRKEELIGTKREVNDGDVAKLSNLFPTTFNNYDEETRHSCIYPASPCPVLFGIRGTDPSVLPSAMNAVRSETRDRWIIFETNQGTDDHIETLSGAPSLFHSYLITGQVTTRPAVVEGGHVFFGITTGNGITIDCAVFEETKNLRTCVRKLYPGDRVSVWGAFKPNARDVGTGMLNLEKFALIAVAPRFIKKGNPVCESCCRKMESAGKGKGYRCRKCGTKARFPQTALAESDLKEGVYSATASSRRHLSMPVELMEKEYLTAVGKEATHWQQK; encoded by the coding sequence ATGCTGAAGACGGAACGGGAGAATATGGTGTTTTTCATCGGAGTTGATGATACTGATTCAGTGCATGGGATGTGTACAACATTCCTCATTACTGAAATAATCAGGGAACTGGGTTTTCCTGTCCTCTTTGGTTATCCAAAACTCGTCAGACTTAATCCGAATATTCCGTGGAAGACACGCGGCAACGGGGCTCTCGCACTGGGTATTGGTGGTGATCCTTCTACTTCTTTCAGAATAGGCGAACTCTCCGGCTCGCCTGTTTACATGTCCTTGAACAAATCAAAGGAAAACACCGACATCGAACCCATAAAAAGGCGTGTTTATTCGGTCGTAAACACCCTCTCACAACTGGATGATGAAAACACCAATCCGGGCTTGGTAATCAGCCAGAAAGAGATTGATTCCACTCTCTACTGGAAGGCGGTAAGGGGATTAGTTGAAAAAGACGAAGCCCTCGGGTATGCGAAATCGGTAAACGCAGCGACCTTTGAGTGGAAAAATGGGAGGGGAATTATTGGGGCTGCTTCCGCTCTGGCGTGGAAAGCACACAGGGCGACGTATGAAATCCTAAGTTACAGGAAGGAGGAGCTTATTGGCACAAAAAGGGAAGTAAACGACGGCGACGTTGCCAAACTGAGTAACTTATTTCCGACAACATTCAACAATTATGATGAGGAAACCAGGCATTCCTGCATTTACCCCGCCTCCCCATGTCCCGTGCTCTTTGGTATCAGGGGGACAGATCCGTCCGTTCTTCCTTCTGCGATGAACGCGGTGAGGAGCGAAACTCGTGACAGATGGATCATTTTTGAAACAAACCAGGGGACTGATGATCACATCGAAACACTCAGCGGGGCGCCGTCCCTCTTTCACTCATATCTAATTACAGGCCAGGTAACCACAAGGCCGGCTGTTGTGGAGGGCGGTCATGTCTTTTTCGGGATTACCACAGGGAATGGAATAACCATAGATTGTGCTGTATTTGAAGAGACCAAAAATCTCAGAACATGCGTCAGGAAATTGTATCCGGGTGATAGAGTATCAGTCTGGGGAGCTTTCAAGCCAAACGCGCGCGATGTGGGAACCGGGATGCTGAACCTCGAAAAGTTTGCACTGATCGCCGTTGCGCCACGTTTCATAAAGAAAGGCAACCCGGTCTGTGAAAGTTGCTGCAGGAAAATGGAATCTGCGGGTAAGGGGAAAGGGTACAGATGCAGGAAATGCGGAACAAAAGCGAGGTTTCCGCAGACGGCTTTGGCTGAATCTGATTTGAAGGAGGGTGTTTATTCTGCGACAGCATCCTCGAGGAGACACCTTTCTATGCCGGTTGAACTGATGGAAAAGGAATATCTCACTGCGGTAGGGAAAGAGGCTACACACTGGCA
- a CDS encoding ORC1-type DNA replication protein: MTEHAVVHESLIKANVFDRYSSALQLFRDDREKLRPSYVPDNLPHREREIDQLAAIISIGLKGERPSNVLVFGKTGTGKTASVKFIAKEASKAMRTNDVIFVYVNCCEADTNYGVIQHIVNGFIDKPDERAPYNGWSMERIYSLFKEKIDQLGSLVVVVLDELDRLVYKAGDDLLYNLSRINDDLHKSKLSIIGIANDLKFTDYLDARVRSRLGEERIVFSPYDAGELSDILRERAGMVFIEGTLDPDVIPLCSAFAAQEHGDARRALELLRVSAESAEREGRPRITSADVYRAKEKIELDTVSETLRTLPYQSKILLLSIVIHSEKRKVMTTGDVYEVYHSLCNSVGVTPLSQRRIGDLLSELDMLGILRARVRSFGRGGRTKEVELAVSLNETRDILVDDELLKAYKTSGAKVQTTLI, encoded by the coding sequence ATGACTGAACATGCTGTCGTTCATGAGTCATTGATAAAGGCAAATGTCTTCGATCGCTACTCTTCGGCACTGCAACTGTTCAGGGATGACAGAGAGAAACTGAGACCGTCATATGTACCGGACAACCTCCCTCACAGGGAAAGGGAAATAGATCAGCTTGCCGCCATCATATCTATAGGGCTGAAGGGAGAACGCCCTTCGAACGTTCTGGTATTCGGCAAGACAGGAACCGGAAAAACTGCATCAGTGAAATTTATTGCAAAAGAAGCTTCCAAAGCTATGAGAACAAACGATGTAATCTTTGTCTATGTTAACTGCTGCGAAGCCGATACAAATTACGGTGTGATACAGCATATTGTCAATGGGTTTATAGATAAACCCGATGAGCGAGCGCCATACAATGGATGGAGCATGGAAAGAATTTACTCGCTCTTCAAGGAGAAGATAGACCAGCTCGGGAGCCTTGTTGTGGTGGTTCTCGATGAACTTGACAGGCTTGTTTATAAAGCGGGTGATGACCTGCTTTACAATCTTTCCAGAATAAACGACGATCTTCACAAATCCAAACTCTCGATAATAGGGATAGCAAACGATTTGAAATTTACAGACTATCTTGATGCACGAGTAAGGAGCAGACTAGGTGAAGAAAGAATTGTTTTTTCACCATATGATGCCGGCGAACTTTCGGACATTCTTCGGGAGAGGGCGGGAATGGTTTTTATCGAAGGTACACTGGATCCGGACGTAATACCACTCTGCTCTGCATTTGCCGCTCAGGAACATGGAGATGCCAGGAGGGCGCTTGAACTCCTCAGGGTTTCCGCGGAATCGGCAGAGCGGGAAGGTCGGCCCAGGATAACTTCGGCGGATGTGTACAGGGCTAAAGAGAAGATAGAACTGGACACCGTGTCTGAGACCCTCAGGACTCTTCCATATCAGTCTAAAATACTATTGCTTTCGATAGTCATACACTCGGAAAAGAGGAAAGTGATGACAACGGGTGACGTTTATGAGGTTTATCACAGTCTCTGCAATTCTGTTGGTGTTACTCCGCTTTCTCAGAGGAGGATAGGCGATCTGCTGTCTGAGCTGGATATGCTGGGGATATTAAGGGCAAGGGTAAGATCTTTCGGCAGGGGTGGCCGTACGAAGGAAGTTGAACTCGCAGTATCGCTCAATGAGACAAGGGACATACTCGTCGACGACGAACTTCTTAAAGCTTACAAAACATCCGGAGCAAAGGTACAGACGACGCTAATCTGA
- a CDS encoding DUF3198 domain-containing protein: MAKSFSREYRFELSTLLFAIGLLATFIASIGIFVGTLPAYLLPFQPAIKAFGNWIYWLMVIGPIVMVGGAWWLADSVKKTHDLIKYLRVDSKAKFVKNLDDIEYLAWVLPRKYEDMVIDKKRQFKM, translated from the coding sequence ATGGCAAAATCATTCAGCAGAGAGTACAGGTTCGAACTGTCGACGTTATTGTTCGCGATTGGCCTACTGGCAACGTTCATTGCATCGATCGGGATATTCGTCGGCACACTCCCGGCCTACCTTTTACCGTTTCAGCCGGCCATAAAGGCGTTTGGTAATTGGATATACTGGCTAATGGTCATAGGGCCCATTGTAATGGTCGGCGGAGCCTGGTGGCTCGCGGATTCAGTCAAGAAGACGCATGATCTAATCAAATATCTCAGGGTTGACAGCAAAGCAAAATTCGTCAAGAACTTGGACGATATAGAGTATCTGGCATGGGTTTTACCACGCAAATATGAAGACATGGTAATAGATAAAAAAAGACAGTTTAAAATGTAG